A stretch of the Bradyrhizobium arachidis genome encodes the following:
- a CDS encoding DUF3775 domain-containing protein — MTTIPNLSISPEKVFFIISKSRQSESGAAGGGVILESGDNDMSYGRGGRGEETDRAELAGFIRDLNMDEQIDLVALTWLGRGDGDLGNWRELHAQAAQAHNRRTASYLIGTPMLADYLEEAMAQFGKSFEEFEEHL; from the coding sequence ATGACGACAATTCCGAACCTGTCGATTTCGCCGGAGAAGGTGTTCTTCATCATCTCGAAGTCGCGTCAGTCCGAGAGCGGAGCCGCCGGAGGAGGCGTTATCCTGGAGTCGGGCGACAACGACATGAGCTACGGCCGCGGCGGTCGCGGCGAGGAGACCGATCGGGCCGAGCTCGCCGGCTTCATTCGCGACCTCAATATGGACGAGCAGATCGACCTGGTCGCCCTGACGTGGCTCGGCCGCGGCGATGGCGATCTCGGCAATTGGCGCGAGCTGCACGCCCAGGCCGCCCAGGCCCACAACAGGCGCACCGCTTCCTACCTGATCGGGACGCCGATGCTGGCGGACTATCTCGAAGAGGCGATGGCGCAGTTCGGCAAATCCTTCGAAGAATTCGAAGAGCACCTCTGA
- a CDS encoding host attachment protein codes for MSKMRIDKGDWLVVCDGRKALILENLGDEMFPNLHTREVHEQPNPSTSAQGSDAPGRLHAAVGGARSSVEQTDWHDEAERSFLKILASRLDTAVSSGETSALTMVASPRALGMIRGDYSALVRKALRGEVSKDLVKLPVYEIEKQLLESGAGR; via the coding sequence ATGAGCAAAATGAGAATCGACAAGGGCGACTGGCTCGTCGTGTGCGATGGGCGCAAGGCGCTCATCCTGGAGAATCTCGGCGACGAGATGTTTCCCAATTTGCACACCCGCGAGGTGCACGAGCAGCCCAACCCGTCGACCAGCGCGCAAGGGAGCGATGCGCCGGGCCGGCTGCATGCCGCGGTGGGCGGGGCCCGCAGCTCGGTCGAGCAGACCGATTGGCACGACGAGGCCGAGCGGTCCTTCCTCAAGATCCTGGCCAGCCGGCTCGACACCGCCGTGAGCTCGGGCGAGACGAGCGCGCTGACGATGGTGGCGTCGCCGCGCGCGCTCGGCATGATCCGTGGCGATTATTCTGCGCTCGTGCGCAAGGCGCTGCGCGGCGAGGTCAGCAAGGACCTCGTCAAGCTGCCGGTCTATGAGATCGAGAAGCAGTTGCTGGAATCGGGCGCCGGTAGATAG
- a CDS encoding DMT family transporter, with the protein MNHNQESLAARAAPILFVVLWSTGFIGTKYVVNNADPLTYLAIRMAIVVGLMAVIAAVARPAWPDRAGIFHSAVSGILVHGFYLGGTAIAIAHSIPAGLSALIPGLQPILTSTIANRWLGERVTPLQWGGLLLGLGGVVLILHNRPMTGEAGLGWLASVVSLISITLGTLYQRRFCNHIDWRAGNLVQYVAVTIFFAAGAFLFEDRVVHWTREFVLALAWLAVVLSIGSIGLLYWLIRHAAATSVASLFYLVPAVTALMAFLLFDEKLDAIAVAGMALCAAAVFLVNRRF; encoded by the coding sequence ATGAATCATAATCAAGAAAGCCTGGCCGCGCGGGCGGCGCCGATCCTGTTCGTGGTGCTGTGGAGCACCGGATTCATCGGCACCAAATATGTCGTCAACAACGCCGATCCGTTGACCTACCTCGCCATCCGCATGGCGATCGTGGTCGGGCTGATGGCCGTCATTGCCGCCGTCGCGCGCCCGGCATGGCCCGATCGGGCCGGAATCTTCCACAGTGCGGTGTCCGGCATTCTCGTGCACGGCTTCTATCTCGGCGGCACGGCGATCGCGATCGCGCATTCGATTCCCGCAGGTCTCTCCGCGCTCATTCCAGGTCTGCAGCCGATCCTGACCTCCACGATTGCCAACCGCTGGCTCGGCGAGCGGGTGACGCCGCTGCAGTGGGGCGGGCTGCTGCTCGGCCTCGGCGGTGTCGTGCTGATCCTGCACAATCGTCCCATGACTGGGGAGGCCGGACTCGGTTGGCTCGCCTCTGTCGTGTCGCTGATCAGCATCACGCTCGGCACGCTCTACCAGCGCCGCTTCTGCAATCACATCGACTGGCGCGCCGGCAATCTCGTGCAGTACGTCGCGGTCACCATCTTCTTTGCAGCCGGTGCCTTCCTGTTCGAGGACAGGGTGGTGCACTGGACGCGCGAGTTCGTGCTCGCGCTGGCCTGGCTCGCCGTCGTGCTGTCGATCGGCTCGATCGGGCTGTTGTACTGGCTGATCCGGCATGCGGCGGCGACCTCGGTCGCGAGCCTGTTCTATCTGGTGCCCGCGGTTACGGCGCTGATGGCGTTTCTCCTGTTCGACGAAAAGCTCGACGCCATCGCGGTCGCCGGCATGGCGTTGTGTGCGGCGGCCGTGTTCCTGGTCAACCGGCGCTTCTAG
- a CDS encoding deoxyribodipyrimidine photo-lyase, which produces MPSPRPIIVWFREDLRLADHPALHAAAKASARTGAPVIFLYVLDESVGRPLGGAARWWLARSLRALGNSLAAIGGSLTLRKGAAVKVIPDLVRENDASAFYWNEIAQRPHQAVEKQLEASLAKLAVETRRFPGDLLVPPAAIRNKEGRGLRVFTPFWRRVLAMGDPPKPLAAPKTLRSATNIATDVLEDYGLEPTQPDWAGGLRDNWTPGEAAARARLRDFLKTTARTYAGDRDRPDRAGTSRLSPHLRFGEISPRQVWHAARFAADAEPALAPGVEKFLSELGWREFCRHLLFDIPELASQSLQDGFDAFPWKRDAADLEAWQRGHTGYPIVDAGLRELWHTGVMHNRVRMVVASFLVKHLLIDWRCGERWFWDTLVDADAGSNPANWQWIAGCGADAAPYFRVFNPVLQGEKFDPDGTYVRRWLPELKGLPAKLVHQPWRATPIELASAGVVLGSTYPEPIVDHTRGRERALAAYARIRKS; this is translated from the coding sequence ATGCCAAGCCCGCGGCCGATCATCGTCTGGTTCCGTGAAGATTTGCGCCTCGCCGACCATCCGGCCCTGCACGCCGCCGCCAAGGCCAGTGCACGGACCGGCGCGCCGGTCATCTTCCTCTACGTCCTCGACGAGAGCGTCGGCCGCCCCTTGGGCGGCGCCGCACGCTGGTGGCTCGCGCGGTCGCTGCGCGCATTGGGGAACAGTCTTGCGGCGATCGGGGGATCGCTGACCTTGCGCAAGGGAGCAGCGGTCAAGGTGATCCCGGATCTCGTCCGCGAAAACGATGCCAGCGCCTTTTACTGGAATGAAATCGCGCAAAGACCGCATCAAGCGGTCGAGAAGCAGCTCGAGGCATCGCTGGCGAAGCTTGCGGTCGAGACGCGGCGGTTCCCCGGCGATCTCCTGGTCCCACCTGCCGCCATTCGCAACAAGGAAGGCCGCGGCTTGCGGGTGTTCACGCCGTTCTGGCGCCGCGTGCTGGCGATGGGCGATCCGCCAAAACCGCTCGCCGCGCCGAAGACCTTGCGATCCGCCACAAACATCGCCACGGACGTCCTCGAAGACTACGGGCTCGAGCCGACCCAGCCGGACTGGGCCGGCGGCCTCCGCGACAATTGGACGCCGGGTGAAGCTGCCGCCCGCGCGAGGCTGCGCGACTTTCTCAAGACGACTGCGCGGACTTACGCAGGTGACCGCGACCGGCCCGACCGGGCCGGCACCTCGCGCCTGTCGCCGCATTTGCGCTTCGGCGAGATCAGCCCCCGGCAGGTCTGGCACGCCGCGCGCTTTGCCGCCGACGCCGAGCCCGCCCTCGCTCCCGGCGTCGAGAAATTCCTGAGCGAGCTCGGCTGGCGCGAGTTCTGCCGCCACCTCCTGTTCGACATCCCCGAGCTTGCGAGCCAGAGCCTGCAAGACGGTTTTGACGCGTTTCCCTGGAAGCGGGATGCCGCCGACCTGGAGGCCTGGCAGCGCGGCCACACCGGCTATCCGATCGTCGATGCCGGCCTGCGCGAGCTCTGGCACACCGGCGTGATGCACAACCGGGTGCGAATGGTGGTCGCCTCCTTCCTGGTCAAGCATCTCCTGATCGACTGGCGCTGCGGCGAGCGCTGGTTCTGGGACACGCTGGTCGATGCGGATGCGGGCAGCAATCCGGCCAACTGGCAATGGATCGCCGGCTGCGGCGCCGATGCCGCGCCATACTTCCGCGTGTTCAATCCGGTGCTCCAGGGCGAAAAGTTCGATCCCGACGGCACCTATGTCCGGCGCTGGTTGCCGGAGCTCAAAGGCCTACCGGCGAAGCTGGTCCATCAGCCCTGGCGCGCGACGCCGATCGAGCTTGCGAGTGCCGGTGTCGTGCTTGGCAGCACCTACCCGGAGCCGATCGTCGACCACACGCGCGGCCGCGAGCGCGCGCTCGCGGCCTATGCGAGGATACGCAAAAGTTGA